The sequence TTGGCGCTGAGCGGCAGCAAGAGCGCCACTGCTGCAAGCTCTGTAGTGGCAGCTCGCGGTGGGTTTGGTGCACTTAGCGTACTGCCGTTACGGGACACCCACCCGCTATCGCGCTATCGCGCTATCACCCCAACCGCCCCCACTACGTCTCGCTGAACGCTGTAGCCACTGCCGCAGCCTCCAGGCACAAGCATCTCCGTCTGCGATGCAGCTCCACCGCGTGCTCGCCTCGAACAAGCCCAATTCATCAAGGTTGCTTCTGCCAAGAGGCCTCGTACGTGTGCGAGGCACAGGCACGGAGCGCCATGCCCAATCGTTCCACCGGACTCATGCGCCTGCGTCGAGAATACATGTATGGAACACTAAGCCGGAGCCCAATCGGGCCTGTGAACATCAAGCACCGGCTGCACCAACGACCAGAGAATCAACCCCAAGCACTGCAATTGGTGTGATAGGCACCTGGCCCCAAAACCGTCGTCGCCCAAGTACCTCGCAGCGCTGTTTTCGCCGCAGCAGTACCTCCGCGCCCCCCAGCTGGCGCACCACACTTTAGCATCTAATCTTAGTCGCATAAAGACCCGTAGACCGGCCCCTGGCTTGGACGTGTCGCGCCCCTGAAGGCGACGAGCAAAAAGAttcccaccaccacctctttgccatctccagcaagcGAAATCAACTTCTTCCTCAGCGTGCGGGACGGCGTGTCTGTTCTCGAGGATCGCGAGCCTATTGTGTGCGCGCGCTGGCTGCTTCCCCTTGTTGAGCTTCATCTTTTGTCTCCAAGAAGTGCCCCTCCTTAACTTATTCTCTTTCTATCGCCTCTATTTTACTTCACCTTCAAAACCCCCCTTTGCCGTGACGGCCGAGTTACGGGACTTACACAAAAACGTTCGCAGCGCGAATTGATccatttatttctttatctcATCGGTTAAGCGAGTAAAGTGATTTGGCATCTTGGCAGGCTCAGTTGCTACGCCTGGACCCTCGCCTGAGATTCGGCACTgctttcttcgtcttctttcttctttctgttcGCGGTGCCTTTGAACTACCCACCGCTTCTTAACAGCCTGGAACTAGATACTTATGCCTAACGGTTCTGTTCGTTGATAATATCACTGAAAATGCCTGGCATCTTCTCACGCCGCAAAAAGGACGGCAAGTCCAAGAAGAATGGACTCGACGACTCTGCAGATTTGGCcctgcagaagcagaaatggGACGATGCTTGGTCCCGCAAGACGGTAGAGCCGGAGGAAGTTCGAGAGCTGCTGTGCGGCTGCACTGAAGAGCTCAAGAATCGAGGTATGGTATCAATCATCGCCCAGTCGTCATATAGCTCTCCATTCCATGGCTTGGGAGACCCGCTACGCATAACTGCAGACTAACAATATCGCTGTAGGCCTCGATCACCCATTCTTTCTGCTCCCGTTCCGACCGACGTCGAATCCGAGTGCTGTGCGCACCTTCATTCGAAACTTCTTCAGCCAGGACCCCCCGATTAGTGGCGAGCTACTGCTCCAAGAGTTGCGCATGACGGATCCTATGGTGTGTTTTTTGGTGTCTATGATTAGGGCGGAATACTTACATGGCATAGGTTATCTCGGGAGTGGCAAAGTGGTGCTGGAGCCGTCTCCAGGGAGGTCTAGTTGGCTGGGATGCGTATGAGTTATTCAAGGTTGGTGAACGAGGTATGTGATATTTTGCAGGCAACCAGTTGCGACCGCCAGCAGGTCTACATTCACGTAGTTACTGACTTTCGGAATCATCCCAGACTCAAACATGGCCCGCGATTCGTTCAAAACCTTTATCCCTCTCAGCGTTGAAAATGCTGCACGCCAACAGATTATCTTCGATTTCTTTAGCTTGATAGCAGCAGTGGCGGCGCATGGCAAGAACAACGGTTTCGGCGGGCGTAAGCTGTCTCGTATGGCTTCGTGGTGGACCTTTGAGCACAACGATACTGGCAATGGCTTCGATGGTGGCTATGGGTCTTGGCTAAGGTACGACAAAGTTTTTAACCCTGAGTATGAAGTGTAATACAGAACCATGCTAACTGCGCTTCCAGTGCCGCCGATGCTACTAGCCATCTCTTTTTCGCTTATCTGCGATCGCTTTCCCCTGAGCAAAACCCTACAGGAATCACCATGTTGCCTAGGTCGCTTCAAAAACTTCTCCAGGAGACTGAATACCCCCCGCAGAGGCCGGAGCTGCTCATGGTTAAGACCAAAAAGGTGGCCATGATTGTTGAGACAGTTTCTCCCACGCCATTTGCTTTGTTGCGGAGAGCAAACCACTTTCAATATCGCGACTCCGACAGAGAACTTCAGGAATTCTCCAGCCACGAAGACCCCGTGGAGGCGCTTACGGACGAATGCCAGCGAGTACTCAAAGCAATCTCGTCAGCTAACCAATCGCAAGTGTCTAGTATAAAGCACTCTACGGGCCTACGAGATGCCAGCTGGTCTAGATTCGAGGATATTGGATTCGCTAGCTctctggaagaggaagacgacggcGAAGGAAGCGCTATACCGAACAGAAGAGTCCAACAGCTTAGGCAGTTCCAAGGCCTCCGCGGCAGCCCATTATCTGGCGGCAACGGCGTTGCACGCCCAACAACACCTTCATGGGCCGATTTCCTGTCAGTCGGCTTTGTCGACGACAACCAGTCAAGACCCAACTACCTTTTGCCGCCCGATAAGATTCTTCCACCTCTGTCGCCGGATGGCCGTCACAGTTCTCAATCCCATTATCCAAGACTTGAGAGCGAACGGGATGTCGAACCGGGAGAGCTTGCAAGTATTAGGGTTGTCGATCTGGATGATGCTTTTTGGTGGGTATGGATGAGCAGTCTTGCGCCAGAGGAGACCCCCGAGAGGAAGTCAGCTTTTGGCCGATGTGCTGTTATTGAAACGGAAATCCGTGGCAGCCGATGGCTTGTCATGGAAGAGATCATCGCAGGTGCGGCCCCTAGTGCTCAAGAAGGAGCGTATATTGCTGAAAAGAAGGGACTGTTCTCCTGGGGGAAACGCTCTAAAACTATCTCTAAACGCAAGAAGTCTCTTGATAAGAACCACGACAAGGGTGCAACGGCGAACGCGAACGATAGCAAGGCCAGCATTGGTCCAGATGCGCATGCCAAAATTCAAGCAAAAGCTGCGCAGCTGAGGGCTCAAAAAGACCGCGAAGAGGAGCAGCGTATGCAGGCTATTCCTCGTCGTGGTCGTACCGATGCTGAGCTGTTGACTGAAAAGACTAACAGTGTTTTCACCCTCCAGCCTTTGATTGTGGGTGAAGCTTCTTCGGCTATGAAATGGGTTAATAAATACGACAAGGGCACCATTAAGGATATTTATATGGCCCATGACGAAGCAGGTCGAGGAACAGCCTTTAGCCCTTCGCAATCCGAGCTTGTCGTCAACCAGGAACCCGCTGATGACGGTCTTCATTCTCCCTTGGTCCCTCCAAAGGACAATCACTTGACGCCAGCCGCCTCACCTTTACCTCATGGGCATTCTGCCTTATCCTTGGTCCCAGAAAACGTCTTGGAAGAGGCGCGATCGCGGTCCCCTCTTCCAGACAAGGCCGAAACTCCTGTACCTCCCGCGCATGAGCCTAGCCTGCCAACGCCACCCAAAGAAGAGACTGCTGCTCGAGTCATGTCGCCTACTTTTGATGGAAAAGCCTCTATGGATACTCCAAGGAGTCCCGAGCCGGcgaagcagcaaaagacTAGTGGTTTCCGGAAGCTGTTTGGCCGCAAAAAACGCAACTCGAAGAATCTTGAAAATGTTACTACCGATCTGAATAAGATGCTTGAGCAGAATTCTAAGAAGTCTATTgagcagccaatggccagTCCTGCTGTTGTCTCGCCGCTCGAGCCAGAAACTCCTGTCGAAGCTGCACCTGCAGGAGAACCAATTTATGAGCCAATTTATGAGCAGCAGGCGGACGATAATGGAGCTCACGCTGATGCCCAAGACGAGGGTCCTGAACCTGAACATGACTTCTCAAGATTTGATCAAGGTCCTCTAGATGATGTACCGGCTTTTGTCCcggacgaagatgacgatgacgagttCGAAGATGCGGTCCCGCAGCCGGCTTCTCGTTCCGCTCGCCCTGAGCCGCCTCTCCACGAAGCCCCAGAGCCTCCTCGCCAGGCTCCTAAGTATAACTCGAAGCTACCTGTCAAGGAAGGTGGCCCAGCGGGCCCGGGTGGTAGCATACAGGACAGATGGGCCCAACTTCGCAAAGCGAGTGAGCGACCTGCTCCTCGCCAAGTGGAAGTTCCCTACGCGAAACCTACGAAGCCCActgatggcgatgaaaccagtggagaagagagtgagTACTAATAGCTACGCCCCTTATAAATAGCAAATTCTAATTGTTTGCTTTTTAGCAATCGAGTCTCGAGTCGCACGTATCAAGGCTCGGGTTGCAGAGCTTACTAACAACATGGAAGGCACATCAGTGCCTCTCCGTAACTGAGGGACGGAGCTCAATTCAATCTAATACATCCAAAaacttttcttccttttgtcaATACTCTCCCAAACCTACAGCCTACCACAATTTGATCATTTGATACCACTTGCCGTTATATTCTTAACACACAACCAGAGACACGATGCTATGTGCAGCGTTTCATTTTTAATACTAGTcgattctttctctcttcatcactcGATTTATTTCTTGCAAATTTTGTATGATACCACCGGAAAACTAAAAGGAAAGGTGTGGGGGATCTCAAAAATATGCCGGTGTGGGAAAAGaccttatttattattacccAAAACGCCGCACACGGGTCCAACATCTTTATCTGAACgtttgcaaagaaaaaaaaagagaggtcCACAAACGGTGTGCCGAGGAGGTCCAAGCATTTGGAATTTGCCTTTGATCTCccccctctttctcctttctctatGTCCTTTCTCCAATTCGGAATAAAACTGCCTGtcatatttcttttctttgcttttcttttctcaagtttttcttttcttctctttgcagAATTTTCTGTTTTTCTATTTGCGAGGGTAATCACATTGGAGGATTCCATGCGAAGATGGAATTTCACAAATGTTGTTTGATACATGCTCCTTTGAGGCTATTGACGCCTGATATATAGAGTCTGCAAATGCAAGTAGTACTACTCTCGCTTGATACAAACTTTGGCTGGTTCGTGATTCGTGATTCGTGATTCGTAACTCGTTTTTCTAAAATTTTGAAATGGACCGAGAACAGTGGTGGGCAGTGTAAGAATGTGCAACCCAATAAGTGAgcagaaaggaagaaagcgCATCATAAACAAGGTACGCCACAGGCTTATCAGCCTATGATATGAAGTGTCTCAttgtgtgtgttttttttttttgtcaaatCAATACCCGTGCTATAATGCTCTACTCCCAGACCAAACTCCCTTCGCCATGTCAGCGACCCAACAACTTCTATTTTCCCGAAGATATTTGAATCAACTTTCGCTCGATTATGAAGCTGCGGCGAATGTCGGGAAGCAGTCGGCCAGGCCCTTGCTGTGCTTGTTTTGAGCGTGCTCCAAAAGGCTAAATGAAGGCAGTAACAATTAGTTAATTGTCCAATCTGTACACAGTATGTAGCAAGACAGGGTGGTCGTACGCAGGAGCCTTTGTGGTTTTCAGGAACGTCGACTTGCAGATCTGGCATTGGATGTCCATGGCTTGCTGGTTCTATACGGAGTGGTCAGTCGCGGTTGAATAGCGAAACATGTTGTTAAGGGCTAAAACGTACAACTTTGAGCTGAGACTTGGCAGCACCCTTTCCCTCCTTTGCGTTGCGTTCACGCTTCTGCTGAGCTTTGGCGCCCTAGACAAGACATTTGCAAGTTAGAGATCGGCGGGAAACGGTGCAGCGCGGTGCAAGTTTGGCGGGAAGAGTGTCTTACGTTGCCCATTGTGGTGGATGAATGTGAAAATAAATCGCAAAATAAACGAAATCTGCCTGTAAAAGAGGATTGCCTGGGTATTATCGGCCGAAGTGTTTTCCGTGCACTTTTACAAAGAGATACAAAGAGAGGCAAAATAATCTCTTAAGCGGTGTCACGAAAGTTGAGGCGATACCGAATGGAGCCAAGATAGTGATAGGGCGAAATGCGATAAGCGCTTAAGAGGAAAATTTGCAGAGGCGCTCGGCATAATGGCGCGCAGTCAGGTGAGCGGGTAGAACTCCGAGGCGCAGAAGGCACTCTTGATATGTATCATGTAATTACACGATGAATGACGATGTGAAGCTGGCATCTTGCGAGGGCTTTGACGGTGACACTTTTTGGAAGACTTAACATGTGAAAATACTTGTAGTTagttgttttttattttctactGATATTCTACTGTGATAGTTTTCACTATTGTACTACACCATACCTCTTACTAATCTACAGCCGCTACTGCTAGTATCTGTAGCTATTTTCTATGCATAACTCCGATGTATTGCAGGGTAAGTATATTTACTACCATGGCTTCAAGAGTGTAATGGCAAACATTGCAAAACAATTGAGGAGTATTGATTCCATATCATAATCAtaggtccttttttttttttttttttttccaagtctagcttctattttctttcgCGGATTCGCTCGTCTTACTTTGTTCTGATCACTGAAATCAGCTTCAACACTCAAATGGTGATGCCGAATGATGAGCCTTCATAGAAGTTGTATAAATAAGATGGAGTCGTGATGAGCAATTGTCTTCATCTATACAACCAGGTTCGATAGTCTGCTCTTTGGAGCTAGTTCCCCAACTGTGTAAGATAGCTGCGGACTTATATATTTCGTTACCTAAAAACATGTGGTGAGAGTAATAAAGCTGCGCTCCTGTCTGGACTTAATGTAGTAGCCATGGCCATCTGACCAGACCATTGCAGGGCAATCGCCTGGTCTACCATCTGAGCTACTGTAGGCCTTCGTCGGTCGCATGCGGCTTTCCGTCTACATTGCTTCTAGCAACGCTATTTGGCGAAACTTCTGTTTCCAGGAGTCCACATCTGTATTCCACCATCTGTTGCAGAACCAGATGATTTGTGCTGTATTTGTAACGATAAGTCTTATATTGCTCATCAAGCAGATGATCAATGCCATTTCTGAGAAGAGTACTTGACAAGCCACCAAGCTCTTTATCAACCATGAGTGGGTTGTGTTCATCGGTTGTAGTCTCAAGTTTTGCAGCTGCCTAAAATTTTTAATGTCCATGAAGAGCACCTCGCTAGGGGTACACAGCAAACTTGTATTATGCTTCTAATCCATtacttattacttatagaagGAGTTATGCATCGCATGATTCATGCAAGATGATAAGGCATCCATCGAGGCGTCATTTACGCTCATCGTACCTTCTTGTAGTTGATTTCAGTAATTAGAACGAAATAACATTAGTGAATATGTGCAAAGGCCTAGAAGTCAGGTCGGGGGGGTGCATATCCGTTAGGACTTCCAGCCAACACCTGGCTCACAAATCAGGCataaagaaaggaaatcCAAGTATGTGGCACAAGTGACTTGTGGTTTAGTGACCCGTCATAACACTCTGTGTACTCTCGACATTTGGACGCCAGTGCCGGCATGTTATCTGCATAAATCTCCACGAGCTTTCATTACTTTTCATTGTTCTCCTGAGGACAGAATAGTTTGTAACCTATCAATAAGCTGGAGAGAGGTAGCACCGGTTCTGCAGACTCTTCTTTCTGGGGTTTAAGTACCGCGATATTTGGACAGTGTTATAATTTTAAGAGCATAAGATATACATTGCTCTTTGGCATCGTATTGCTTTAAAATGTCAATCATCATTGATGTATATCTTCCAAGGCGCTAAACGGAAATACGACTCAAGTAGTACTAAACAAATAACTGCACGTCAAAAGAAGCACAGCTCCCTCCCGTGCCATTAGCTGCCTAGTATTTGTAAATAAggaaaataatactattagtctTCAACTAGGGGAGAAAAACAACATCAGCTAGTACTCAGCACGTATAAGCGTATCTTAGAGAAACAAGATAATGCTGTCGCTCTGTACCGCATCTATGACTTTACAAGGAAGATTGCTTCACCCGATCTCGACGCAACGCAAGTCTTTCAGCAGGAGCAAGCGGGAGCTGAGTGAATTTTTTCTAAGGCCTTGTAGTTTTATCTTTGTTGCGTAGcagtttaaaaattattgcgatagaaaaaaattatcgCTGCGAGTTTCttatttttaagtataaaatggCGAGATGCAAAGCCTGGGGTTTAACCTGAAAGCTACACTATTGGGGCAGTATCTGAGTTGATTTTGTGTTAGTAGGTGTCAGTGGACTCAATTATAGGAGGATGACACTACGGAGCGCCGAGccaaattttaattttccgTTGCAAGAGATTCAACTCTCTTACATGTATGTTGCAACTCACTTCTCCGAGCACAAGACTTAAATTACCGTCGGTAAACTCAACTTTCAGTCTTAGAGGCATATTGCAAGAATCTAGAATCAACAAGGTTGATTCCCGATGGTGCCCGTACCGAGGATCTTGGCAATTACCCGCTAATTATAAACACCTACCTAATTGAGTAGCACCGTTGGTAATAGCTTGGCTTCCAGATGTGGTGGCTGATGCTTTCTGCTAACATGCACTCCTACAGCAGCACCCACCAGTACATGAGATTATTGAAATGACGTGAGTGCGCGTCGAAAGGCTTCCCTATCTACCAAGCAacgtagaaaaaaaaagaagaaagggaaaaaagcgAGGGGacaaaaaggataaaaataTTTGGAGGTGCCTGCTACAGCCCCGCCAACTTGTTGTCTTCAGTCCAGATAGATTCTGGAAGGAAACTGAGTCATTGCAGAGAAGCATACGAGAGTGCACGAGCGGTCCCGGGATAGATAGCTACATGTAGCTACCTATGCACTCTGCATACCCAAAGACCCAAAGTAACAAGAACAGTAATAAGCTTAGAATGCAGTCTTTTCTTGTAAGCATATACAGCTCTGGCATGGCTTTTGTTGTTTACTATACCCTGGCCGAGACAGGAAGTTGAGCTGAAAAGGACCGGAAGCTCCGCAGCCGACAGGCTAGGGTTCCCTGACAAGTCGTGTTGCGTTTATACGGGCTGCTCGTGTTTGACGCGATCTAACTACTAAGTATAGCCTGAGGGCGCGCGGGCTTGCATTAGTAACTGACCACTGGCTCGTGCCGAATGatactttatatagtaagttaacTTTATTCTGATGCTTACCTCCTAAGCTACACTGTGGTTTTCCACCAATGGCAGGGGCATATCCTTTGCTTGATTAGGCATTTTCCCTCGTCGTCTCTTAGCCTCGCACGATTGTACAAGTATCAGTAATGTCCGCTGTTCCCCGTATGAGTCCTGTGATCCACCGGCGGCCAATCATGGCTTGGCAGGAGCTTGTCATGAACGCATCTTACCATCAAACGGGCGGTCGGCAACACACTAGACTGTCTGCTGGGGCTGGATGGATAATCCGTTATCCAATTCATGTAGACACTTCGAATATCAGCACTTCCTTGTATACTGTATGTCGATACCAGACGAGCTAGATATAGTGCGATCATTGAGTGCTCATCTTGCCTGCCAACGAAGTAATGGAGCGTTGCGTTGCTAGATGTGGAGACGTTCACTTGGCAGGGATCAAAAACCTTGAGAAGATTCTGAAATGGAAACTTCACGTCAGCTGTTTTAAGAGAGTTGCCTGCAGAACTGCTCAGGCTGTCATAGGCACTTGGAGTCGCTCTTGGTCTTTGACACCCGGTATCTGCTGTAGGTGGGATTTCAACTATCCAACTTCCATAAAATCCCTAGCATGGTTGGAAATCTCACCTCTTTAACGatctactagtagtatagcCTAACTTTCCTGTTGCTTGTCTTGGTGGAGTTAATGCATTAACTACTATTGGTGTTCTGCTGGTTACAATTGGATATTCGGGCGGTGGCTTTCCCGACCCCTGACGTACCAAGCTTTCACTATTCCTTCTGGAGAAATTCTAGCCGCATATTTTGCTGCCTCTCTCTGAACGGCAACGTAGGAATATCTATGTAGATCCGGACCGAATGGAGAGTAGGTCTGGGGGGTTTGTATCCAGACCCTGTAGGCTGACCAGTCGACTCTTTCCGGGAAACGAAGGTATGCTAGTGACAGATATTCGGAGCTTTCCGCTGCCAATGGGAAAATGCCCCAGGAGCTATAAAGACCCGCGCGCCTCTCTACCTAATCGGCTCACTTACTGACCGTTCTTCTTTATCCCAAAGTGGCGAGCCTCTAACCTCAACGCTGTAGATCATTGATTGGCAACATGTTGAAGCTCACGGCGCTTGTTGCGCTCCTGCTGAGCGCGGCGTCTGCAACGCCAACCCCCAGCTCCCCTGCTGAGGGTGAAGGCCTTACCAAGCGCGCTACCAGCTTCTATTATCCTAACATGGATCATGTCAACGCGCCTCGTGGATTCGCTCCTGATCTCGACGGTAACTTCAACTATCAAGTGTACCAGACGGTCAACCCAGGAGATGGAGCTTCTCTTCAGAAAGCCATCACTAGTGATGGCAGTGGCTCTCGCCACCAGAAATGGTTTGCATCACAGCCTAGAGTAtggtttttctctctcatgTTTACGACTCGAGTATACTGGATGGCTAACCAAGTCGGCAACTAGGTGGTGTATATTCCTCCCGGAACATACACTCTTTCTAAGACGGTGTACCTCAACACCGATACTGTGTTGATGGGCGATCCTACAAACCCACCTATCATCAAGGCCGCTGCTGGCTTCTCTGGTGATCAAACTCTCATCAGTGGCCAAGATCCTGGCACTGGCATCAATGGAGAGCTTTCTTTTGCAGTGAGTCTCAAGAATTTGATTCTTGATACAACGGCTATTCCTGGAGGCAACTCATTCACTGCTCTCTGGTGGGGCGTTGCTCAAGCTGCTCAGCTCCAGAATGTGAAGATCACCATGGCATCTTCCCAAAAT comes from Trichoderma asperellum chromosome 3, complete sequence and encodes:
- a CDS encoding uncharacterized protein (EggNog:ENOG41): MPGIFSRRKKDGKSKKNGLDDSADLALQKQKWDDAWSRKTVEPEEVRELLCGCTEELKNRGLDHPFFLLPFRPTSNPSAVRTFIRNFFSQDPPISGELLLQELRMTDPMVISGVAKWCWSRLQGGLVGWDAYELFKVGERDSNMARDSFKTFIPLSVENAARQQIIFDFFSLIAAVAAHGKNNGFGGRKLSRMASWWTFEHNDTGNGFDGGYGSWLSAADATSHLFFAYLRSLSPEQNPTGITMLPRSLQKLLQETEYPPQRPELLMVKTKKVAMIVETVSPTPFALLRRANHFQYRDSDRELQEFSSHEDPVEALTDECQRVLKAISSANQSQVSSIKHSTGLRDASWSRFEDIGFASSLEEEDDGEGSAIPNRRVQQLRQFQGLRGSPLSGGNGVARPTTPSWADFLSVGFVDDNQSRPNYLLPPDKILPPLSPDGRHSSQSHYPRLESERDVEPGELASIRVVDLDDAFWWVWMSSLAPEETPERKSAFGRCAVIETEIRGSRWLVMEEIIAGAAPSAQEGAYIAEKKGLFSWGKRSKTISKRKKSLDKNHDKGATANANDSKASIGPDAHAKIQAKAAQLRAQKDREEEQRMQAIPRRGRTDAELLTEKTNSVFTLQPLIVGEASSAMKWVNKYDKGTIKDIYMAHDEAGRGTAFSPSQSELVVNQEPADDGLHSPLVPPKDNHLTPAASPLPHGHSALSLVPENVLEEARSRSPLPDKAETPVPPAHEPSLPTPPKEETAARVMSPTFDGKASMDTPRSPEPAKQQKTSGFRKLFGRKKRNSKNLENVTTDLNKMLEQNSKKSIEQPMASPAVVSPLEPETPVEAAPAGEPIYEPIYEQQADDNGAHADAQDEGPEPEHDFSRFDQGPLDDVPAFVPDEDDDDEFEDAVPQPASRSARPEPPLHEAPEPPRQAPKYNSKLPVKEGGPAGPGGSIQDRWAQLRKASERPAPRQVEVPYAKPTKPTDGDETSGEETIESRVARIKARVAELTNNMEGTSVPLRN
- a CDS encoding uncharacterized protein (EggNog:ENOG41), producing the protein MGNGAKAQQKRERNAKEGKGAAKSQLKVNQQAMDIQCQICKSTFLKTTKAPALLEHAQNKHSKGLADCFPTFAAAS